In Microbacterium pumilum, the following proteins share a genomic window:
- a CDS encoding NAD(P)-dependent alcohol dehydrogenase gives MTTSTLLTTPAADSRPVRGSSDGLATEKVVPTTMRAIIQGAYGPAGDVLSLQEVPVPVPGVGEVVVRVHAASIHVGDLVTIEGEPIIARFAFGLRKPRNPVPGTDIAGTVVAVGDTVTQVRIGDEVFGWCTGAFAEYACAAEDHFLPKPANLTFEQAAAVGVSATTALQLLRDRAVFGAEVLINGASGGLGSYAVQIAAAFGAEVTGVCGPGNVETVRSLGARHVIDYTREDFTLGGQRYDFILDNVANHSLARTRGVLTERGVLQSNNGTSGGRWFGTLGTVIKTAAVSKFTRRQAPPSIKFTNRQDLLVLKDLIEDGRVIPLVDRTYPLSQAADALGHVRNGHARGTVVLTIAAPLEVRS, from the coding sequence ATGACTACTTCAACTCTCCTCACCACACCGGCCGCCGACTCGAGGCCGGTAAGAGGATCATCGGACGGGCTTGCGACCGAGAAGGTCGTCCCCACGACGATGCGGGCCATCATCCAGGGCGCATACGGCCCCGCGGGCGACGTGCTCAGTCTGCAGGAGGTCCCCGTGCCGGTCCCCGGGGTCGGCGAGGTTGTGGTTCGGGTCCACGCCGCATCGATCCACGTGGGCGACCTGGTCACCATCGAGGGCGAGCCGATCATCGCCCGCTTCGCCTTCGGGCTTCGCAAGCCGCGCAACCCGGTGCCCGGGACCGACATCGCCGGAACCGTCGTCGCGGTCGGAGACACCGTCACCCAAGTGCGGATCGGCGACGAGGTGTTCGGCTGGTGCACGGGCGCGTTCGCGGAGTACGCCTGCGCCGCGGAGGATCACTTCCTGCCCAAGCCCGCAAACCTCACCTTCGAGCAAGCTGCGGCCGTGGGTGTATCCGCCACGACGGCCCTCCAACTCCTGCGCGACCGCGCGGTCTTCGGGGCGGAAGTGCTGATCAATGGAGCATCCGGCGGCCTGGGGTCCTACGCCGTCCAGATCGCCGCAGCCTTCGGTGCCGAGGTGACCGGTGTGTGCGGTCCCGGCAATGTCGAAACCGTGCGGTCGCTGGGCGCCCGCCACGTGATCGATTACACCAGGGAGGACTTCACCCTGGGGGGACAGCGTTACGACTTCATTCTCGACAATGTCGCGAACCACTCGCTGGCACGGACACGAGGCGTGCTCACCGAGCGGGGCGTGCTGCAGTCCAACAACGGAACGTCCGGCGGCCGCTGGTTCGGCACCCTCGGAACGGTGATCAAGACGGCTGCGGTGTCGAAGTTCACGCGCCGGCAGGCCCCGCCCTCCATCAAGTTCACGAACCGGCAGGACCTGCTCGTCTTGAAGGATCTCATCGAGGACGGCAGGGTGATACCGCTCGTCGATCGGACCTACCCGCTGTCGCAGGCCGCCGATGCGCTCGGACACGTGCGGAACGGTCACGCCCGAGGCACGGTCGTCCTGACGATCGCGGCGCCGCTGGAAGTGAGGAGCTGA
- a CDS encoding oxidoreductase yields the protein MSDPTHAVRTPVPAWRTQVHARPRRREIPASGWTVDLMPSLVGKTVIVTGANSGIGLETARVFAAKGAHVVFAVRDETRGRDAAAGVSGSTEVRRLDLADLQSVRAFADAWTDDIHILVNNAGVMVPPLGRTADGFELQFGINHLGHFALTNLLLPHVSGRVVTVASSAHRSATMDFDDLNWLTRRYGTGSGGYEQSKLANLLFTLELQRRLERSGLPVIAVAAHPGMTATNLMSSSESPAMIAFAKVAVRLFAQDPAMGATPTLFAATADLPGGSYAGPSRRREMAGPPILVGRSMVAADPVVAARLWAASEELTGVRYPGAICTSGHDRNRAKWARGISRLERQRHYP from the coding sequence GTGAGCGATCCGACGCACGCAGTACGGACGCCCGTGCCGGCGTGGCGGACGCAGGTCCATGCGCGACCCCGACGCCGGGAGATTCCCGCGTCGGGGTGGACTGTCGACCTGATGCCTTCGCTGGTCGGCAAGACCGTCATCGTCACGGGCGCCAACAGTGGCATCGGATTGGAAACGGCGCGGGTCTTCGCCGCCAAGGGAGCCCACGTCGTCTTCGCTGTGCGCGATGAGACAAGGGGCCGGGATGCGGCGGCCGGTGTGTCCGGCTCGACCGAGGTCCGCCGTCTCGACCTCGCCGACCTGCAGTCGGTGCGGGCGTTCGCAGATGCGTGGACGGACGACATCCACATTCTCGTCAACAACGCCGGGGTGATGGTTCCTCCGCTGGGTCGCACAGCGGACGGGTTCGAGCTGCAGTTCGGCATCAATCACCTCGGTCATTTCGCGCTCACCAATCTGCTGCTGCCCCACGTTTCGGGACGTGTCGTCACCGTCGCCAGCAGTGCCCACCGTTCCGCCACGATGGACTTCGACGACCTCAACTGGCTCACGCGGCGGTATGGCACGGGGTCGGGCGGGTACGAGCAATCCAAACTCGCAAACCTGCTGTTCACCCTGGAGCTGCAACGCCGACTCGAACGGTCCGGCTTGCCGGTCATCGCCGTCGCGGCACACCCCGGGATGACCGCCACCAACCTCATGTCGAGCTCCGAAAGCCCAGCCATGATCGCCTTCGCCAAGGTGGCTGTCCGTCTCTTCGCTCAGGACCCGGCGATGGGCGCCACGCCTACCCTCTTCGCCGCCACAGCGGACCTTCCCGGGGGCAGCTACGCAGGACCCAGCAGACGCCGCGAGATGGCAGGACCGCCGATTCTCGTTGGCCGGTCGATGGTCGCGGCGGACCCCGTCGTCGCCGCACGCCTGTGGGCCGCGTCCGAGGAACTGACCGGGGTGCGGTATCCCGGGGCGATCTGCACGAGCGGACATGACCGCAATCGGGCGAAGTGGGCGCGTGGCATCTCTCGGCTGGAACGGCAGCGTCACTACCCGTAG
- a CDS encoding NADP-dependent oxidoreductase, which yields MTRKRDTGTVVEYDRVGGADVLQVRPRPLVPPGPSEVTVEVITAGINHIDSFIRAGIEPGWADDPWPRRSGSDFAGIVVAVGNGVRRFRRGSEVIGHVREGAQATFLNVAESALVSKPKDLAWESAGGLYLAGATALETLDELRIGADDVLVVSAAAGGVGSIEVQLARRRGATVIGTCGDRNFDYLRQLGIKPVRYGEGIAERIRAAAGGPVTAMIDNFGQDGRELADALNLPPSRFRSSEDRRNTELRLLQEDEVSIERGTLLLERLTALVTTRAFTLLVSGFYPLGDVVEAYEDLARLHSRGKVILGTHPVTTVRTLRARDVFELAG from the coding sequence ATGACAAGAAAACGCGACACGGGAACAGTCGTGGAATACGACCGGGTCGGGGGCGCCGATGTGCTGCAGGTGCGCCCGAGGCCGCTTGTTCCTCCTGGTCCCAGTGAGGTGACCGTCGAGGTGATCACGGCGGGGATCAACCACATCGACTCCTTCATCCGCGCCGGGATCGAGCCGGGGTGGGCGGACGACCCGTGGCCGCGCCGATCCGGGAGCGACTTCGCGGGAATAGTGGTGGCCGTTGGCAACGGCGTGCGGCGGTTCCGGCGTGGTTCAGAAGTGATAGGACACGTGCGCGAGGGCGCGCAGGCGACATTCCTCAATGTCGCCGAGTCGGCGCTCGTGAGCAAACCCAAGGATCTTGCGTGGGAGTCGGCGGGTGGCCTCTATCTCGCAGGGGCGACGGCGCTCGAGACACTCGATGAGCTGCGGATCGGCGCCGACGATGTCCTCGTCGTGTCCGCTGCGGCCGGTGGCGTCGGCAGCATCGAGGTGCAGCTCGCCCGTCGGCGTGGAGCCACGGTGATCGGTACCTGCGGCGATCGCAATTTCGACTACCTTCGCCAGCTCGGGATCAAGCCCGTTCGCTACGGGGAAGGCATCGCCGAACGAATCCGGGCCGCGGCCGGCGGTCCCGTCACCGCAATGATCGACAACTTCGGGCAGGACGGTCGCGAGCTGGCGGATGCCCTCAATCTGCCTCCATCCCGCTTTCGATCCAGCGAAGATCGCCGCAATACCGAGTTGCGACTGCTGCAGGAAGATGAGGTGTCGATCGAACGCGGCACGCTGCTGCTCGAGCGACTGACCGCGCTCGTGACGACGCGCGCCTTCACGCTCCTCGTCTCGGGCTTCTACCCTCTCGGCGATGTTGTCGAGGCCTACGAGGACCTCGCACGACTCCACTCGCGAGGGAAGGTGATCCTCGGCACACATCCCGTGACGACCGTCCGAACCCTCAGGGCTCGCGACGTCTTCGAACTCGCCGGCTGA
- a CDS encoding helix-turn-helix transcriptional regulator, with amino-acid sequence MDNRSEVREFLMSRRAKLTPDAAGLPAGPNRRVAGLRRTEVATLAGVSVEYYSKLERGTIAGASASVLDAISRALQLDETERAHLFDLARAADGIPSSGRPRRRGVKSTAPRPSLQWALSAITDGIAFVRDQHQDLLATNALGRAFYSPLIGDRGRTPNFARFQFLDPAAKEFYPDWDLFAEMCVAIMRTEAGRDPHDKGLQDLVGELSTRSDTFRRLWGAHDVRTHGSGTKRFHHPVVGEVTLAYEELAITAEPGQVLMIYTAEPGSPSAERLRLLASWGADHPIEFPVGTETAGPVTPHPR; translated from the coding sequence ATGGACAACCGATCCGAGGTGCGCGAGTTCCTCATGTCACGGCGTGCGAAGCTGACGCCGGATGCGGCCGGGCTGCCCGCCGGACCGAACCGACGCGTCGCCGGCCTGCGGCGCACCGAAGTCGCCACGCTCGCCGGCGTCAGTGTCGAGTATTACTCCAAGCTCGAGCGCGGCACGATCGCCGGGGCCTCGGCTTCCGTGCTCGACGCAATCTCGCGGGCACTGCAGCTCGATGAGACCGAACGGGCGCACCTGTTCGACCTCGCTCGCGCTGCGGACGGCATCCCGTCTTCCGGCAGACCCCGCCGGCGCGGCGTGAAGTCCACAGCACCGCGCCCCAGCCTGCAATGGGCCCTCTCGGCGATCACCGACGGCATCGCCTTCGTGCGGGATCAGCACCAAGACCTGCTCGCGACCAATGCGCTGGGGCGCGCGTTCTACTCACCACTGATCGGCGATCGCGGACGCACCCCCAACTTCGCCCGATTCCAGTTCCTCGACCCTGCCGCCAAGGAGTTCTACCCGGACTGGGACCTGTTCGCCGAGATGTGCGTCGCGATCATGCGAACTGAAGCCGGCCGCGACCCGCACGACAAGGGGCTGCAGGACCTCGTCGGCGAGCTCTCCACGCGCAGCGACACATTCCGCCGATTGTGGGGCGCCCACGATGTGCGCACCCACGGCTCCGGGACCAAGCGGTTCCACCATCCGGTCGTCGGCGAGGTCACCCTCGCGTACGAGGAACTCGCGATCACCGCCGAACCGGGCCAGGTGTTGATGATCTACACGGCGGAACCGGGCTCTCCGTCGGCTGAACGCCTTCGACTCCTCGCCTCCTGGGGCGCCGATCATCCGATCGAGTTTCCGGTTGGCACCGAGACCGCCGGGCCGGTCACGCCGCACCCGCGCTGA
- a CDS encoding phage tail protein encodes MDPFIGEIRCFGFTFAPQGWALCNGQLQSIQQNTALFSLLGTTYGGDGVTTFALPDLRGRVPLAFGQGPGLANYAQGELAGTETVTLTAATLPPHSHTVAASSSATTKNPSDALPALTAGGSSYGTTADLAMSAAMIGGGGSGQPHANMQPYLVLNWCIALTGIYPSRS; translated from the coding sequence ATGGACCCTTTCATCGGCGAGATTCGCTGCTTCGGCTTCACCTTCGCCCCGCAGGGATGGGCGCTGTGCAATGGGCAGCTGCAGTCGATCCAGCAGAACACCGCCCTGTTCTCGCTCTTGGGCACCACGTACGGGGGTGACGGGGTCACCACGTTCGCGCTTCCCGACCTGCGCGGCAGAGTCCCGCTCGCATTCGGGCAGGGCCCGGGGCTGGCGAACTACGCGCAGGGCGAGCTGGCTGGGACCGAAACGGTGACACTCACCGCTGCGACCTTGCCACCCCACAGCCACACCGTCGCCGCATCGTCCTCGGCCACCACGAAGAATCCGTCCGATGCCCTCCCGGCATTGACCGCCGGCGGATCCTCGTACGGCACGACGGCTGACCTGGCGATGAGCGCCGCCATGATCGGCGGGGGCGGGTCCGGTCAGCCGCACGCCAACATGCAGCCCTATCTGGTGCTGAACTGGTGCATCGCATTGACAGGCATCTACCCGTCGCGGTCCTGA
- a CDS encoding cyclophilin-like fold protein — protein MTTAPADSTTRDGSTPIRVTVNDQVVTGVLWDNSTSRSLIDQLPLRLTFKDLNRVEKIGRLPRPLSMAGMPEGDDPEPNEIGYYAPSGDLVLYYGDVGYWPGIARIGQFTSDLYPIQQQDEDFTATIELDG, from the coding sequence ATGACAACTGCTCCCGCCGATTCGACAACGCGCGATGGCAGCACGCCTATCCGCGTCACCGTGAATGACCAGGTCGTGACGGGGGTGCTGTGGGACAACTCCACCTCGCGGTCGTTGATCGACCAGCTGCCGCTCAGACTCACGTTCAAAGATCTCAACCGAGTCGAGAAGATCGGTCGGCTCCCGCGACCCCTGTCGATGGCCGGTATGCCCGAGGGCGATGACCCGGAGCCCAATGAGATCGGATACTACGCACCATCCGGCGATCTCGTCCTCTACTACGGCGACGTCGGATACTGGCCGGGCATCGCCCGCATTGGGCAGTTCACGTCGGATCTGTACCCCATCCAACAGCAGGACGAGGATTTCACCGCCACGATCGAACTCGACGGGTAA
- a CDS encoding LuxR C-terminal-related transcriptional regulator, with product MLDNCEHLQDACAVLTDSLLREAPELRVLATSRQPLGVTGEQVVHIDPLTVPAGGAPFVLARTAQAEAVALLVARANEAGADLVLTDANVGDAVELVRRLDGIPLAIELAAVRLRTLSPGQLVERLNDRFHLLTGGSKAAPARHQTLEATISWSHDLLDPEERTVLRRLAVFPASFTLGAAERVCGGEPVAPDVLGALGALVDRSFVNVERAGGDARYRLHETTREFALIRLREAGEEAVVRRTQLSFFAEMCRGADSDGRDADDETTLANLEALEVEADNIRAALRYCLADPGSVQTGLEMAAGLGRFWTSRALSEGVQWIEALLERDGGETSARARALFVRSYLAAAQGDPTAGLQASADAAQLTRGADDVLRVRILATRAALHVLDGDISEARRWSDEASTLANILDDDIAHAAAAQAEALIASLDGDFVRMRDVGLAAAERCRRAHEIYMLSTHLTSAGVGSMMLGDHSAAESSLVGALHATLAIDDRPGLVMRLQALAANAAMARHAEHSARLLGAADMLRTEGGYDVSPFIRPLVEQAATRAATRLGRERYERERNVGAHLDRDAAIRLALGTDLAHNPEPAPAGPNPLSKRERQVAELAAAGLSNKEIATRLFVSERTVETHMYNILNKLGLNSRTKIADWVLPTG from the coding sequence GCACCTGCAGGACGCCTGCGCCGTGCTGACCGATTCGCTGCTGCGGGAGGCGCCGGAGCTGCGAGTCCTCGCGACGAGCAGACAACCCCTGGGTGTAACCGGCGAACAAGTCGTCCACATCGATCCGCTGACTGTGCCCGCAGGTGGGGCGCCGTTCGTGCTCGCGCGGACGGCCCAGGCCGAGGCCGTCGCCCTGCTTGTGGCGCGGGCGAACGAGGCGGGCGCGGACCTCGTCCTGACCGACGCCAACGTGGGCGACGCCGTCGAGCTCGTCAGGCGCCTGGACGGCATCCCGCTGGCTATAGAGCTCGCGGCTGTGCGGTTGCGAACGCTCAGTCCAGGGCAACTGGTCGAGCGGCTGAACGACAGATTTCACCTGCTCACCGGCGGCAGTAAAGCAGCGCCGGCGCGGCATCAGACCCTTGAGGCAACGATCTCCTGGAGCCACGATCTCCTGGATCCCGAAGAGAGGACGGTGTTGCGTCGTCTGGCTGTCTTCCCCGCGTCGTTCACGTTGGGGGCGGCCGAGCGGGTCTGTGGCGGCGAGCCCGTGGCCCCGGACGTATTGGGTGCACTCGGCGCGCTCGTTGACCGGTCATTCGTGAATGTTGAGCGCGCCGGAGGCGATGCCCGCTACCGCCTGCACGAGACGACTCGCGAGTTCGCTCTCATCCGACTTCGCGAGGCGGGGGAGGAGGCCGTGGTGCGGCGCACGCAGCTGTCCTTCTTCGCAGAGATGTGCCGTGGTGCCGACTCCGATGGTCGCGACGCGGACGACGAGACGACGCTGGCGAATCTCGAAGCGCTGGAGGTGGAAGCGGACAACATCCGCGCAGCACTCCGGTATTGCCTGGCAGACCCCGGCAGCGTGCAGACCGGGTTGGAAATGGCCGCAGGGCTGGGGCGGTTCTGGACGAGTCGGGCGCTGAGCGAGGGCGTCCAGTGGATCGAGGCGCTGCTGGAGCGCGACGGCGGCGAAACGAGTGCGCGTGCTCGCGCGCTGTTCGTCCGAAGCTACCTGGCAGCGGCGCAGGGCGACCCGACCGCAGGACTTCAGGCATCCGCCGACGCCGCCCAACTGACGCGCGGTGCCGACGACGTGCTGCGCGTGCGGATTCTCGCGACCCGCGCCGCGTTGCACGTCCTGGACGGCGACATTTCCGAGGCTCGACGCTGGTCGGATGAAGCATCCACCCTCGCGAACATTCTCGACGACGACATCGCCCACGCGGCCGCCGCGCAGGCCGAGGCACTGATCGCTTCGCTGGATGGGGACTTCGTGCGCATGCGAGACGTCGGACTCGCCGCGGCCGAGCGCTGCCGACGTGCCCACGAAATCTACATGCTCAGCACGCACCTGACGAGCGCCGGAGTGGGTTCCATGATGCTCGGTGATCACAGCGCGGCGGAATCATCCCTGGTCGGCGCGCTGCATGCCACACTCGCCATCGACGACCGTCCTGGCCTCGTGATGCGTTTGCAGGCGTTGGCGGCGAACGCCGCGATGGCTCGCCACGCAGAACACTCCGCCAGGCTTCTAGGCGCCGCCGACATGCTGCGCACCGAAGGCGGGTACGACGTCAGCCCATTCATCCGGCCGCTGGTGGAACAAGCCGCGACCCGCGCGGCTACCCGCCTCGGCCGGGAGCGGTACGAACGAGAACGCAACGTGGGCGCGCACCTCGACCGCGACGCCGCCATACGGCTCGCACTGGGAACCGACCTCGCGCACAACCCCGAGCCGGCTCCCGCCGGCCCGAACCCGCTGAGCAAGCGCGAGCGGCAGGTCGCCGAGCTGGCCGCAGCCGGGTTGAGCAACAAGGAGATCGCGACCCGCCTGTTCGTCTCCGAGCGAACGGTGGAGACGCACATGTACAACATTCTGAACAAGCTGGGGCTGAACTCGAGAACCAAGATCGCCGACTGGGTCCTCCCCACCGGCTAG
- a CDS encoding Ig-like domain repeat protein, with translation MAGSDTTRGVVARRRMQRRGAAASIAAVLAVLAGAVVAPSMAQADGPTTFTNSAAIAIPATGSPDQIGPASPYPSAITVSGMAGAVTAVQVVFHGLTHSTLNDVDAMVVAPSGQNLVVLSDIGDPATLALASNATLTFDDAAAAGVPAGNVPTGTYRPTNGGAAESFPAPAPAPSAQTTLAGAFTGINPNGVWQLFIVDDATGDVGSMAGGWSLVITTEVAAAATTTAVTTSGSPSATGSPVTFTATVSASGSPVTTGTVAFTADGAPIGTVAVNASGVASVTTSALAEGTHPIVGTYSGSTGFVTSNGSVSQRVDNATVVTGSTYCNTGPLTVPANGPAVPYPSNITVSGLTAPVTKVTATLNGVSHAVPVDLDVMLSGPVPATNLLLMSDIGGTAPVSGLTVVFDDDAVGSVPTPLTSGTFRPTDDDSATADAAFPAPAPIVSSATTLATFNGAAGNGVWSLWVVDDATGDSGSISGGWCLTFTTASPTTTTLTSDVNPSAVGQAVTFTATVTSGGAPVTTGTVAFSDGGTPLGANVPVDAAGTATFTTSALTAGTHPITATYAGTPAYTTSTGNLDQVVEANATSTVLVSDVNPSAVGQAVTFTATVTSGGAPVTTGTVAFSDGGTTLGSNVPVDATGTATFTTSALTAGTHPITATYAATPAYATSTANLDQVVIPPVVVVADAGGPYSVAEGGSLTLDGSGSTPGAAYEWDLNADGDFTDATGMNPTLTWLQLEGLGIDDGPSTRMVTLRVTLGLEQDTDTADLDVANTAPGTVVTGALTATVGVPFTIKVGADDPSSADMAAEFDYTIDWGDGSPVEAVPGPADPPVTHTYTAPGTYSASFTSTDKDGGTGDPLTVQVVADAATPTPPPTPTPTPTPPPGEPLPPTGADSSGPALAAGLLIVLGASMVAAGSRRRLSRRT, from the coding sequence ATGGCCGGATCCGACACCACGCGCGGAGTGGTGGCGCGCCGACGGATGCAGCGACGCGGGGCCGCAGCATCCATCGCCGCCGTCCTCGCCGTGCTCGCCGGTGCCGTGGTCGCACCGTCGATGGCACAGGCCGACGGACCTACGACGTTCACCAACAGCGCGGCGATCGCGATCCCCGCGACGGGGTCGCCCGACCAGATCGGTCCCGCCAGTCCCTACCCCTCCGCCATCACCGTGTCGGGCATGGCGGGGGCGGTGACCGCGGTGCAGGTGGTGTTCCACGGCCTGACCCACTCGACGCTCAACGATGTCGATGCGATGGTGGTCGCGCCATCCGGCCAGAACCTCGTGGTGCTGTCAGACATCGGCGACCCCGCCACCCTCGCGTTGGCCAGCAACGCCACGCTCACCTTCGACGACGCTGCAGCCGCCGGCGTGCCGGCCGGCAACGTCCCGACCGGCACCTACCGTCCCACCAACGGTGGAGCAGCGGAGTCCTTCCCTGCTCCCGCTCCTGCGCCCTCCGCGCAGACGACGCTGGCGGGTGCCTTCACCGGCATCAATCCCAACGGCGTGTGGCAGCTGTTCATCGTCGACGACGCCACGGGGGACGTGGGTTCGATGGCCGGCGGATGGAGCCTGGTGATCACGACCGAAGTGGCGGCCGCCGCGACGACCACCGCTGTGACCACATCCGGCTCGCCGTCGGCGACCGGAAGCCCGGTGACCTTCACGGCGACGGTGAGCGCCTCCGGCAGTCCGGTGACAACCGGCACCGTAGCCTTCACGGCGGATGGCGCGCCGATCGGCACAGTCGCCGTCAACGCCTCCGGCGTCGCGTCGGTGACGACGAGCGCCCTCGCCGAGGGCACCCATCCGATCGTCGGGACCTACTCGGGCAGCACGGGATTCGTGACGAGCAACGGCTCCGTGTCGCAGCGAGTGGACAACGCGACCGTCGTGACAGGCAGCACCTACTGCAACACCGGCCCGCTGACGGTCCCGGCCAACGGGCCTGCGGTCCCTTACCCGTCGAACATCACCGTGTCGGGGCTGACCGCTCCCGTCACCAAGGTCACCGCGACGCTCAACGGTGTCTCGCACGCCGTCCCCGTCGATCTGGATGTGATGCTCTCCGGCCCTGTACCGGCGACCAACCTCCTGCTGATGAGCGACATCGGCGGCACGGCTCCCGTCAGCGGGTTGACGGTCGTCTTCGACGACGACGCCGTCGGCTCGGTGCCGACACCGCTCACCTCGGGGACGTTCCGGCCCACGGACGATGACTCTGCGACAGCGGATGCCGCGTTCCCGGCGCCTGCGCCGATCGTCAGTTCCGCGACCACCCTGGCGACGTTCAACGGGGCGGCCGGCAACGGCGTGTGGAGCCTGTGGGTCGTCGACGACGCCACCGGGGACTCGGGTTCGATCAGCGGAGGCTGGTGCCTCACCTTCACGACCGCGAGCCCCACGACGACCACGTTGACCTCGGATGTGAACCCGTCCGCCGTAGGTCAGGCTGTGACGTTCACCGCCACTGTCACCTCCGGCGGCGCACCCGTCACCACCGGCACGGTCGCGTTCTCCGACGGCGGCACCCCGCTCGGCGCGAACGTCCCCGTCGACGCGGCGGGCACCGCAACCTTCACCACCAGCGCCCTCACCGCCGGTACCCACCCCATCACCGCGACCTACGCAGGCACACCCGCCTACACCACCAGCACCGGCAACCTCGACCAGGTCGTCGAGGCCAACGCCACGTCCACGGTCCTGGTGTCGGATGTGAACCCGTCCGCCGTAGGTCAGGCTGTGACGTTCACCGCCACTGTCACCTCCGGCGGCGCACCCGTCACCACCGGCACGGTCGCGTTCTCCGACGGCGGCACCACGCTCGGCTCGAACGTCCCCGTCGACGCGACGGGCACAGCAACCTTCACGACCAGCGCTCTCACGGCCGGAACTCACCCCATCACCGCGACGTACGCCGCCACTCCCGCGTACGCCACCAGCACCGCCAACCTCGACCAGGTCGTCATCCCTCCGGTCGTGGTCGTCGCGGATGCCGGCGGACCTTACTCGGTGGCCGAGGGAGGAAGCCTGACGCTCGATGGGTCAGGATCGACCCCCGGGGCGGCATACGAGTGGGACCTCAACGCGGACGGAGACTTCACCGACGCGACCGGGATGAATCCGACTCTGACCTGGCTGCAACTCGAGGGACTCGGAATCGATGACGGTCCGTCAACGCGTATGGTGACCCTGAGGGTGACGCTCGGACTTGAGCAGGACACGGACACCGCCGACCTCGACGTCGCCAACACAGCGCCTGGCACAGTCGTGACAGGGGCGCTCACTGCGACGGTCGGGGTGCCGTTCACGATCAAGGTCGGTGCGGACGATCCCTCCTCCGCCGACATGGCGGCGGAGTTCGACTACACCATCGATTGGGGCGACGGGTCACCGGTTGAGGCCGTCCCCGGCCCCGCCGACCCGCCGGTGACGCACACGTACACGGCACCTGGCACGTATTCCGCGTCGTTCACGTCGACGGACAAGGACGGCGGGACCGGCGATCCGCTCACCGTCCAGGTGGTCGCCGACGCCGCGACGCCGACGCCGCCGCCGACACCAACCCCGACGCCGACTCCACCGCCCGGAGAACCGCTCCCACCGACCGGCGCGGACTCCAGTGGCCCGGCTCTCGCAGCCGGCCTCCTGATCGTCCTCGGAGCGTCGATGGTCGCAGCCGGGAGCAGACGTCGGCTCTCACGACGCACCTAG